From Salinirubellus salinus, the proteins below share one genomic window:
- a CDS encoding ABC transporter substrate-binding protein, whose amino-acid sequence MSNDISEQISLDRRRFLRATGGSTALAMLAGCASDSGNNDQQSPDSTDTTDGGGGGGGGSTDNELTMIWPGGVNNINPLGWLTIPDYDAARMMYEPLTSVDTEGQAIGHVASDWETTDNGASYTWSIQEDITWHDGEPLTAEDVAFTFKAIKQYEWPYLGSLSSVIGDPSEITVEDEYTVTTPLTQPYAPLPLVLADLGLVIPKHIWSEFDSPADKSNTENPIGSGPFVFETREQDQYINFSVDEDYWGEVPDFDTVSVQIISSTDSQVLNMKQGSGDMLRLQPGQYVEEIESADNLDVVKGGSTYVTYIGVNTNRDPLSDKALRKAMAYAVDRETVASLVNAGYATPGYSPIPPGLEYYHNAESNSYAFDAEEARSILDENGYEQQGDGRVTPNGEPLELVLSIQNTGNWPRIAEVLSRQLGEVGISVEVNSMESNAHTQKVSVEQDYDLTLNTWRVWFDPDPFLSPVFEEEGTLNTSQYHNEEFDELMQQQRRATDPANRQEYLYDAQDILTEELPWVVLYYPQLLHGMRSSAWESFNPIPRYGMQSPYGIEPGSGPIVQLDPK is encoded by the coding sequence ATGAGTAACGACATCTCAGAGCAGATCAGCTTGGATCGTCGCCGCTTCCTCCGTGCGACTGGTGGGAGCACCGCACTGGCCATGCTCGCTGGGTGCGCCAGCGACTCGGGCAACAATGACCAACAGAGCCCCGATAGTACCGACACCACCGATGGGGGCGGTGGTGGCGGTGGTGGCTCGACGGACAACGAACTCACGATGATCTGGCCCGGCGGTGTCAACAACATCAATCCGCTCGGGTGGCTCACCATCCCGGACTACGACGCAGCCCGGATGATGTACGAGCCACTGACGAGCGTCGACACCGAAGGGCAGGCCATCGGGCACGTCGCGTCCGACTGGGAGACGACCGACAACGGTGCCAGTTACACGTGGTCGATCCAAGAGGACATCACGTGGCACGACGGCGAACCCCTCACCGCCGAGGACGTCGCGTTCACGTTCAAGGCGATCAAGCAGTACGAGTGGCCGTACCTCGGATCCCTCTCGAGTGTCATCGGCGACCCGAGTGAGATCACCGTCGAGGACGAGTACACGGTCACGACCCCACTGACCCAGCCGTATGCGCCGCTCCCGCTGGTCCTGGCCGACCTCGGACTGGTCATCCCGAAGCACATCTGGTCCGAGTTCGACAGCCCCGCGGACAAATCGAACACCGAGAACCCCATCGGCAGTGGCCCGTTCGTCTTCGAGACGCGCGAGCAGGACCAGTACATCAACTTCTCCGTCGACGAGGACTACTGGGGCGAGGTGCCCGACTTCGACACGGTTAGCGTCCAGATCATCTCCTCGACGGACTCGCAGGTCCTGAACATGAAGCAGGGTAGCGGCGACATGCTGCGTCTCCAGCCCGGTCAGTACGTCGAAGAGATCGAGAGCGCAGACAACCTCGACGTGGTCAAAGGAGGCTCGACGTACGTCACGTACATCGGCGTCAACACTAACCGCGACCCGCTCTCGGACAAGGCACTGCGCAAGGCGATGGCCTACGCGGTCGACCGCGAGACTGTCGCGAGCCTGGTGAACGCCGGCTACGCGACGCCTGGGTACTCCCCCATCCCCCCGGGGCTGGAGTATTACCACAACGCCGAGAGCAACAGCTACGCCTTCGACGCCGAGGAGGCACGGAGCATCCTCGACGAGAACGGCTACGAGCAACAGGGTGACGGCCGGGTCACGCCGAACGGCGAGCCGCTCGAACTCGTGCTCTCGATCCAGAACACGGGGAACTGGCCCCGCATCGCCGAGGTGCTCTCCCGGCAGCTCGGTGAGGTCGGGATCAGCGTCGAGGTCAACTCGATGGAGTCCAACGCCCACACCCAGAAAGTCTCTGTCGAGCAGGACTACGACCTGACGCTCAACACGTGGCGTGTCTGGTTCGACCCCGACCCGTTCCTCTCTCCGGTCTTCGAGGAGGAGGGGACCCTGAACACCAGTCAGTACCACAACGAGGAGTTCGACGAGCTCATGCAGCAACAGCGTCGGGCGACCGACCCCGCAAACCGGCAGGAGTACCTCTACGACGCGCAGGACATCCTGACCGAGGAGCTTCCGTGGGTCGTGCTATACTACCCGCAACTGCTCCACGGGATGCGTTCCAGTGCGTGGGAGAGCTTCAACCCCATCCCACGGTACGGCATGCAGAGTCCCTACGGAATCGAACCCGGAAGCGGTCCGATAGTCCAGCTCGACCCCAAGTAG
- a CDS encoding ABC transporter permease: MADKSSKKAYIATRVRNYLAAFAAILVVNFAIPRVMPGDPTTRFVGPGFTEEARQALLREFGLTKPLGEQFVLYLTNTLTGDFGVSFARYPTPVMELIIQRLPRTLYLMGASVTISVVIGIPLGAVAAWKFGEREDLAITQSSLFFRSIPTFWLAILLAFLFGYVIPIFPISGATSSATHASFLDYFLDLSYHTFLPVVTMSAYFLAGYTFLMRGSLLDILPENYIKIAESKGLSERQVLFGHAVSPAFPPVLTQLGFQIGRLAGGAVLVETVFSYPGMGQLMFESVLARDYPVIQATFFFLAIMVLGSMFLAEILYTVIDPRIGGGE, encoded by the coding sequence ATGGCCGACAAATCATCGAAGAAAGCGTACATCGCCACGCGGGTACGGAACTACCTCGCGGCGTTCGCCGCCATCCTCGTGGTGAACTTCGCCATCCCGCGGGTGATGCCCGGTGACCCGACGACGCGGTTCGTCGGACCCGGCTTCACGGAGGAAGCCCGACAGGCGCTCCTCAGGGAGTTCGGACTGACCAAGCCGCTCGGCGAGCAGTTCGTCCTCTACCTGACGAACACGCTCACAGGCGATTTCGGCGTCTCGTTCGCCCGGTACCCGACGCCGGTCATGGAACTCATCATCCAGCGACTCCCGCGCACGCTGTATCTCATGGGTGCGAGCGTGACGATTAGCGTCGTCATCGGGATCCCACTGGGCGCCGTCGCAGCGTGGAAGTTCGGCGAGCGTGAAGATCTAGCGATCACTCAGTCGTCGCTGTTCTTCCGCTCCATCCCGACGTTCTGGCTCGCCATCCTCCTCGCGTTCCTCTTCGGGTACGTCATCCCAATCTTCCCGATTTCGGGGGCGACGAGCAGTGCGACCCACGCGTCGTTCCTCGATTACTTCCTCGACCTGTCGTACCACACGTTCCTGCCAGTCGTCACAATGTCTGCGTACTTCCTGGCTGGCTACACGTTCTTGATGCGCGGGAGCCTGCTCGACATCCTGCCCGAGAACTACATCAAAATCGCCGAGAGCAAGGGGCTCTCCGAACGCCAGGTTCTGTTCGGCCACGCGGTCTCACCGGCTTTCCCACCCGTCCTGACTCAGCTGGGCTTCCAAATCGGCCGCCTCGCTGGGGGGGCGGTGCTGGTGGAGACGGTGTTCAGCTACCCGGGTATGGGACAGTTGATGTTCGAGTCGGTACTAGCCCGCGACTACCCCGTCATCCAGGCGACGTTCTTCTTCCTCGCCATCATGGTGCTCGGGTCGATGTTCCTGGCGGAGATCCTATACACCGTCATCGACCCCCGGATCGGAGGCGGCGAATGA
- a CDS encoding ABC transporter permease: MSTAEETSQGTQNRRVERFRSFLGDFLTNRKGLAGTLLLGTIVFISVAAPLIAPYDPEAYGVGGALAPPSAAHLFGTDDLGRDVLSRFLYGGRISLLVGVTSGVVATLAATLIGVPAGYYRGRIGRWITTAIDMSLVFPPFVLVVVFAAYAGSSVWNIILILSLLSWPIPARTIKAKTLSVRENDFVESTRALGASDTRIMRQEVLPNILPVVFANGILQMVYTILMEAAVGFLGLGDTARISWGTMLYFAQKQAALSSGAWWWMILPGLGIALAAFSFILVGSALDEVLNPRLQRRTWGDD; this comes from the coding sequence ATGAGTACGGCAGAGGAGACTAGTCAGGGGACCCAGAACCGCCGAGTCGAGCGGTTCCGTAGCTTCCTCGGTGATTTCCTCACGAATCGAAAGGGCCTCGCGGGAACCCTCCTGCTGGGGACGATCGTCTTCATCAGCGTTGCCGCGCCGCTCATCGCACCGTACGACCCCGAGGCCTACGGAGTCGGAGGCGCACTCGCACCTCCCTCGGCTGCACACCTGTTCGGGACCGACGACCTGGGACGCGACGTCCTCTCTCGGTTCCTCTACGGTGGGCGTATCTCGCTCCTAGTCGGGGTGACCAGCGGCGTCGTCGCCACGCTGGCGGCGACGCTCATCGGCGTGCCCGCAGGGTACTACCGTGGACGTATCGGCCGGTGGATTACGACGGCGATCGACATGAGCCTCGTCTTCCCACCGTTCGTGCTGGTCGTGGTCTTCGCAGCGTACGCGGGCAGCAGCGTGTGGAACATCATCCTCATCCTCTCGCTACTCTCCTGGCCGATTCCGGCCCGGACGATCAAGGCGAAGACACTCAGCGTCCGCGAGAACGACTTCGTCGAGTCCACGCGAGCGCTCGGCGCCTCCGACACCCGCATCATGCGCCAGGAGGTGCTCCCCAACATCCTGCCGGTCGTCTTCGCGAACGGCATCCTCCAGATGGTCTACACCATCCTGATGGAGGCTGCGGTCGGCTTCCTCGGCCTAGGTGACACCGCACGTATCTCGTGGGGAACGATGCTCTATTTCGCCCAGAAACAGGCCGCGCTGAGCAGTGGCGCCTGGTGGTGGATGATACTTCCGGGTCTCGGCATCGCACTCGCCGCGTTCAGCTTCATCCTCGTCGGAAGCGCACTCGACGAGGTACTCAATCCTCGCCTCCAGCGGCGGACGTGGGGTGACGACTGA
- a CDS encoding ABC transporter ATP-binding protein has translation MSTSKQTQDRRSSTDETLLSVHDLRTYYQEGEGDVPVRAVDGVDFEIARGETYGLVGESGCGKSTLGLSLIRALPPQGDIVDGEIRFDGREIGQLPKSEVKDVQWADISMIYQGAQNAFNPVKTVGKQIEEPLRIHDTVPEGEREARVAELLEMVNLQPDVAEQYPHELSGGMKQRAAIAMAIACEPDLLIADEPTTALDVIVQAEVLNMLQRLQDELEFGMLVISHNLAAIMKLSDRIGVMYGGKLVETAPSETLYEAPRHPYTARLLQSLIDPRRPPDQVETIEGTPPDLRDPPSGCRFAERCELATSECTATEPPLEPVGKEHETACFHHDKVSEL, from the coding sequence ATGTCCACGAGTAAACAGACCCAAGACCGTCGTAGCAGCACCGACGAGACGCTGTTGTCCGTCCACGACCTCCGCACCTACTATCAGGAAGGTGAGGGCGACGTCCCAGTCCGGGCGGTCGATGGCGTCGACTTCGAGATCGCCCGCGGAGAGACGTACGGACTGGTCGGCGAATCGGGCTGTGGGAAATCCACCCTCGGCCTGAGCCTCATCCGCGCACTCCCCCCGCAGGGAGACATCGTCGACGGCGAGATCCGGTTCGACGGGCGGGAGATCGGCCAGCTACCCAAGTCCGAGGTCAAGGACGTCCAGTGGGCCGACATCTCGATGATCTACCAGGGGGCGCAGAACGCGTTCAACCCGGTCAAGACCGTCGGGAAGCAGATCGAAGAGCCACTCCGTATCCACGACACGGTCCCAGAAGGCGAGCGCGAAGCCCGCGTCGCAGAGTTACTCGAGATGGTCAATCTCCAGCCCGACGTCGCTGAGCAGTACCCACACGAGCTCTCGGGAGGGATGAAACAGCGTGCGGCGATCGCGATGGCCATCGCGTGTGAGCCGGACCTCCTCATCGCAGACGAGCCGACGACGGCACTCGACGTCATCGTCCAGGCGGAGGTGCTGAACATGCTCCAGCGCCTCCAGGACGAACTCGAGTTCGGGATGCTGGTCATCTCGCACAACCTCGCGGCCATCATGAAGCTCTCGGACCGAATCGGGGTCATGTACGGCGGGAAACTCGTCGAGACCGCCCCGTCCGAGACACTCTACGAGGCGCCACGCCATCCGTACACCGCGCGATTGCTCCAGAGCCTCATCGACCCACGGCGACCGCCAGATCAGGTCGAGACTATCGAGGGGACACCGCCGGACCTGCGTGATCCACCGAGCGGCTGTCGGTTCGCCGAGCGGTGTGAACTGGCGACCAGCGAGTGTACGGCGACCGAGCCGCCGTTAGAACCGGTGGGCAAAGAGCACGAGACCGCCTGCTTCCACCACGATAAGGTGTCCGAGCTATGA
- a CDS encoding ABC transporter ATP-binding protein has product MSSESTSISTEPTADPILEVRNLEKHYVKSTGWLESLFADEQRVRAVDGVNLSIDRGEIFSVVGESGCGKTTLGKTLLRVIEPTGGEILFDGTDLSSLSSTEMQQMREHLQIVYQDPFEALNPKRTVRGLLRQPMEIHDITSAKEQRKRIHRALEDVNLLPAEDFLDRYPEELSGGQLQRVLFARALVLNPEFIVADEPSSMLDASVRARVLDLIDELRNERNISFFIITHDIGAARYLSDRIGVMYLGRIVEMGAADGIIDDPKHPYSKALIESIPSPDPTEPLESSGIGSEVPEPVDLPSGCRFHPRCPAATEQCRQADPEWRDVPSEDDDIRMTECHEVEPKRTPTD; this is encoded by the coding sequence ATGAGTTCCGAGTCCACGAGCATCTCGACCGAGCCCACGGCAGATCCGATTCTCGAGGTACGGAATCTCGAGAAGCATTATGTCAAGAGCACCGGTTGGCTCGAATCACTCTTCGCCGACGAGCAGCGTGTGCGTGCCGTCGACGGAGTGAACCTCTCGATCGATCGCGGTGAGATATTCTCCGTCGTCGGTGAGTCCGGTTGTGGCAAGACCACTCTCGGCAAGACGCTGCTTCGGGTTATCGAGCCCACTGGAGGTGAGATTCTGTTCGACGGGACCGACCTCTCATCGCTCTCGTCGACGGAGATGCAGCAGATGCGAGAGCACCTCCAGATCGTCTATCAGGACCCGTTCGAGGCACTCAATCCCAAGCGAACGGTCCGCGGACTGCTCCGCCAGCCGATGGAGATTCACGACATCACCTCGGCAAAAGAGCAGCGCAAGCGCATCCACCGAGCGCTCGAAGACGTGAACCTCCTCCCGGCAGAGGACTTCCTCGATCGCTACCCAGAGGAGTTGAGCGGTGGGCAACTCCAGCGAGTCCTGTTCGCCCGTGCGCTCGTGCTCAACCCGGAGTTCATCGTCGCCGACGAGCCCTCGAGTATGCTCGACGCCAGCGTCCGTGCTCGTGTCCTCGACCTCATCGACGAACTCCGCAACGAGCGAAACATCTCGTTCTTCATCATCACCCACGACATCGGCGCCGCACGATATCTGAGCGACCGAATCGGGGTGATGTACCTCGGCCGTATCGTCGAGATGGGTGCCGCCGATGGCATCATCGACGACCCGAAACATCCGTACTCGAAGGCGCTCATCGAGAGCATCCCCTCACCCGATCCGACGGAGCCACTCGAGAGTTCGGGAATCGGCTCCGAGGTTCCAGAACCAGTGGACCTCCCCAGTGGGTGTCGGTTCCATCCACGCTGCCCCGCGGCGACAGAGCAGTGCCGGCAGGCCGACCCCGAGTGGCGAGACGTTCCCTCAGAGGACGACGACATCAGGATGACCGAGTGTCACGAGGTCGAGCCGAAGCGGACGCCGACCGACTGA